A DNA window from Maribellus comscasis contains the following coding sequences:
- a CDS encoding translocation/assembly module TamB domain-containing protein codes for MITASLKGKAGKVVFDGKLKVPEANIYLPAVMNMTGRFTEPDIPKPVLVREIENFSNPVDTAALVLDTVSTRDTVNLQYLDGLTGLLTVEFPQNTWIKNKDMFVEISGELEVIKNAEFFELFGSIDVVRGQYDILGKTFKIDQGTITFQGGEELIPRLNIQATYSFRNPEEAEQALTLNVTGTANGPEINFALDGSQVSEGDALSYILFGKGMNELTIDQQENVSGAGQLAGSAAMAVLSSQLTNLLGNSLDVDYIEVKGNGDFDNATVVVGKYITNNLFVSYQQRFGETNEKDVGKYEVKLEYELFKFLFLQLNNSSTDSGFDVIFKLQSN; via the coding sequence TTGATCACCGCCAGTTTAAAAGGGAAGGCCGGGAAAGTGGTTTTCGACGGAAAACTAAAAGTGCCTGAAGCCAATATTTATTTGCCTGCGGTTATGAATATGACGGGCCGTTTTACCGAGCCGGATATTCCAAAACCCGTGTTGGTTCGTGAGATTGAAAATTTTTCGAATCCTGTTGATACCGCAGCGCTTGTTTTAGATACTGTTTCTACAAGAGACACGGTTAATCTTCAATATCTCGATGGGCTTACTGGCCTGTTAACGGTTGAATTTCCGCAAAACACCTGGATTAAAAACAAAGATATGTTTGTTGAAATCTCAGGAGAATTGGAGGTGATTAAGAATGCTGAGTTTTTTGAGTTGTTTGGAAGTATTGATGTTGTGCGCGGTCAGTACGATATTTTAGGGAAAACCTTCAAAATTGATCAGGGAACGATAACTTTCCAGGGAGGTGAGGAGTTGATTCCACGTTTGAATATTCAGGCTACTTATTCGTTCCGAAATCCTGAAGAGGCCGAGCAGGCATTAACGTTAAATGTTACAGGAACCGCTAACGGACCCGAAATTAATTTTGCGTTGGATGGAAGCCAGGTGAGCGAAGGCGATGCTTTGTCGTATATTCTTTTTGGCAAGGGCATGAACGAACTGACCATCGATCAGCAGGAAAATGTTTCGGGGGCCGGACAATTGGCCGGATCGGCGGCAATGGCTGTACTTTCCTCACAATTAACCAATTTGCTAGGAAATAGTTTGGATGTGGATTACATTGAAGTAAAAGGGAACGGCGATTTCGACAATGCCACAGTAGTGGTCGGAAAATACATTACCAACAACCTGTTTGTAAGTTACCAGCAGCGTTTTGGTGAAACGAACGAAAAAGATGTGGGCAAATACGAGGTAAAACTGGAGTACGAATTATTTAAGTTCCTGTTTCTTCAGTTAAACAACTCATCAACAGATAGTGGCTTCGATGTTATTTTTAAGTTACAGTCAAATTAA
- a CDS encoding sigma-54-dependent transcriptional regulator, producing the protein MKKILIIDDDTFICKILKKHLQNNNYAAEITYNGKTGINLFQKDNFDLVLCDFRLPDISGLEIMQKIRSLKQDTPVIIMTAYADVRMAVKLMKMGASDYITKPIQQEELLVLIKKLVSEKEPTEVKKNDAQIYTNGDFIIGESPKIQHVIRLARRVAPTDMSVIITGETGIGKEYIARFIHDNSNRKDKPFIAIDCGAIPKDLANSELFGHIKGSFTGAIADKLGVFQKADSGTLFLDEIGNLNYDIQLKLLRAIQERVVTRLGDDKLKRIDIRIIAATNEDLTLEARGNNFREDLYHRLNEFKIELPPLRERPEDIKVFMAHFITMSNAELNRNITGLVPEAEAVLLNYPWHGNLRELKNILKRAVLMAEGEKIDISCLPYEIIYPESDSERETVSVPQETKKDSMLKNASSEIEKKLIIQTIQEAGYNKSKAAKILNIDRKTLYNKIKLYDIKL; encoded by the coding sequence ATGAAGAAGATTTTAATAATTGATGATGACACATTTATTTGCAAGATTCTAAAAAAACATCTTCAAAATAATAATTATGCTGCCGAAATAACATACAATGGGAAAACCGGGATAAACCTGTTTCAGAAGGACAATTTCGATTTGGTACTTTGTGATTTCAGGCTTCCAGATATCAGCGGACTTGAAATTATGCAGAAAATACGATCTTTAAAACAGGATACTCCTGTAATTATAATGACTGCTTATGCCGATGTAAGAATGGCCGTTAAACTGATGAAAATGGGTGCAAGCGACTACATTACCAAGCCCATACAACAGGAAGAACTATTAGTGCTGATAAAAAAACTAGTTTCGGAGAAAGAACCAACGGAGGTTAAGAAAAACGACGCCCAAATATATACAAACGGAGATTTTATTATTGGTGAAAGCCCAAAAATACAGCATGTAATTCGTTTGGCCCGAAGAGTAGCTCCTACCGACATGTCGGTTATTATAACGGGAGAAACCGGGATTGGGAAAGAATATATTGCCCGTTTTATCCACGATAACAGTAATCGAAAAGACAAACCTTTCATTGCCATTGATTGTGGTGCTATACCTAAAGATTTAGCCAACAGTGAGCTATTTGGACACATAAAAGGTTCGTTTACCGGAGCCATTGCCGACAAGTTGGGCGTTTTTCAGAAAGCTGACAGTGGAACACTTTTTCTCGACGAGATAGGAAACCTGAACTACGATATTCAGCTAAAACTTCTACGTGCTATCCAGGAACGGGTAGTAACGCGTTTAGGTGATGATAAGTTGAAAAGAATTGATATCAGAATTATTGCTGCAACAAACGAAGACCTGACGCTTGAAGCTAGGGGAAACAACTTCAGAGAAGATCTATACCACAGGCTTAACGAGTTTAAAATTGAGTTACCTCCGTTGCGTGAACGCCCCGAAGATATAAAGGTGTTTATGGCGCATTTTATAACCATGTCCAATGCAGAGCTTAACCGAAATATTACAGGGCTGGTTCCAGAGGCCGAAGCAGTGCTCCTAAACTATCCCTGGCACGGAAACCTCAGGGAACTGAAAAACATACTAAAAAGAGCAGTTTTAATGGCTGAAGGAGAAAAAATCGATATAAGTTGTTTGCCCTACGAAATTATTTATCCAGAATCGGACAGCGAAAGAGAGACCGTTTCTGTGCCACAGGAAACAAAAAAGGATTCGATGTTAAAAAATGCTTCTTCCGAAATCGAAAAAAAACTGATTATTCAAACGATCCAGGAAGCCGGATATAACAAATCAAAAGCTGCTAAAATTCTAAATATTGATAGAAAAACATTGTACAATAAGATCAAACTTTACGATATAAAACTATAG
- a CDS encoding IS4 family transposase: MIDLARKKLANDDFEIKGKIYAFDSSTIDLCLSVFWWASFRKTKGGIKLHTLYDITTQIPAFIHITAASVHDVNVMDVIPYETGAYYIFDRGYVDFERLYRIQALSAFFVVRAKTNLKFNRMYSNKINKESGLICDQIGKLSGFYVSKDYPDKLRRIKFYDAESNRYFVYLTNNMDLTAEEIVLLYKNRWQVELFFKWIKQHLKIKAFWGTSENAVRIQIYSAIIAYCLVAIVGKELKIERSTYEILQILGMSLLDKTSINELLINIDYKNVKELKYNQLSLSLF, encoded by the coding sequence ATGATTGACTTGGCCAGGAAAAAACTTGCTAACGATGATTTTGAAATCAAAGGAAAAATTTATGCGTTCGATTCTTCAACCATCGACTTGTGTTTAAGCGTTTTCTGGTGGGCAAGTTTTCGTAAAACAAAAGGAGGAATAAAGCTCCACACGCTTTACGATATTACCACACAAATACCGGCGTTTATCCACATCACGGCAGCTTCTGTCCACGATGTCAATGTAATGGATGTTATTCCATACGAAACAGGGGCATATTACATTTTTGACCGTGGATATGTTGATTTTGAGCGCCTTTACCGAATACAGGCACTTTCTGCATTTTTTGTAGTAAGGGCAAAAACAAATCTGAAATTTAACAGGATGTACTCGAATAAAATCAACAAAGAATCCGGTCTGATTTGCGACCAAATCGGAAAACTGTCTGGTTTTTATGTCTCAAAAGATTATCCTGATAAATTACGGAGAATCAAGTTCTATGATGCTGAAAGTAACCGATACTTCGTATACTTGACAAACAACATGGATTTAACAGCCGAAGAGATCGTGCTTTTATACAAAAACAGGTGGCAGGTTGAATTATTCTTTAAATGGATAAAACAACATCTGAAAATAAAAGCATTCTGGGGTACGTCTGAAAACGCAGTCAGGATACAAATTTATTCAGCTATCATTGCTTACTGTTTAGTTGCCATTGTAGGTAAAGAGTTAAAAATTGAACGCTCAACCTATGAAATATTACAAATATTAGGAATGTCGCTACTGGACAAAACTTCTATCAATGAGCTACTTATAAACATAGATTACAAGAACGTCAAAGAACTAAAATATAACCAGCTGTCCCTCAGCTTGTTTTAA
- a CDS encoding HU family DNA-binding protein, which yields MTKADIVNQIAIRTHIDKRIVLETVESFMEVVKDSLANGENVYLRGFGSIIIKERAEKKARNISKNTIITIPAHKIPFFKPAKEFLTKVK from the coding sequence ATGACAAAAGCAGATATTGTAAATCAAATTGCGATAAGAACTCATATTGATAAAAGAATAGTTTTGGAAACCGTAGAATCTTTTATGGAGGTCGTAAAAGATTCATTAGCTAATGGTGAAAATGTTTATCTGAGAGGATTTGGAAGCATTATCATTAAGGAAAGAGCTGAAAAGAAAGCGAGGAACATTTCAAAAAATACAATTATTACCATTCCCGCCCATAAAATCCCATTCTTCAAACCTGCAAAAGAATTTCTTACAAAGGTTAAATAA
- a CDS encoding DUF4372 domain-containing protein — protein MNNGKYVFAQLISFLPQRVFDKFVTKYLGNKYVRHFTCWNQLLCMIFGQPTNRDSLRDLIVIIAAHQNKTYHLGFGKSVTRSNLAKANEKRKYKIF, from the coding sequence ATGAACAACGGGAAATACGTTTTCGCTCAACTCATAAGTTTTTTGCCACAAAGGGTATTCGATAAATTTGTTACCAAATATTTGGGCAATAAATATGTTAGGCACTTTACCTGCTGGAACCAGTTACTATGTATGATTTTCGGTCAACCGACCAACCGTGATAGTTTGCGCGATTTGATTGTTATCATTGCCGCTCACCAAAACAAGACTTATCATCTTGGTTTTGGAAAATCAGTAACAAGGAGCAACCTGGCAAAAGCTAACGAAAAGCGCAAGTACAAAATCTTTTAA
- a CDS encoding OmpA family protein — protein MKIKIKYIFIVLFAFGITSCVTTKKYTAMQDQLERDLAAKNQQLEECNDNLNDYIKQLSQNKITLNLREEQIADLKEQRDKQLTQVGDLAVLSQSANENIKETLSQMEKKDRYIRFLQEARSKADSINLALAINLKSVLAKGIEDKDVEIKVDKTVVFINLSDSMLYKSGSFELTSRAHEVLEKIARIVKSRPEFEVMVEGYTDNDPISNSCIQDNWDLSVKRATSVVRVLQQDYDVDPNRLIAAGRGEYNTLASNDTEKGKSINRRTRIVILPKLNQFYDLLDPKIASKPKDVQ, from the coding sequence ATGAAAATTAAAATCAAATATATATTTATTGTTCTGTTTGCATTCGGAATAACATCTTGCGTAACAACAAAAAAATACACAGCTATGCAGGATCAGCTCGAGCGCGATCTTGCTGCAAAGAACCAGCAGTTGGAAGAATGTAACGATAATTTGAACGACTACATTAAACAGTTGTCGCAGAATAAAATAACATTAAACCTTAGGGAAGAACAAATTGCCGATTTAAAAGAGCAGCGCGATAAACAACTTACACAGGTTGGCGACCTTGCCGTGTTGTCACAGTCGGCTAACGAAAATATAAAAGAAACACTTAGCCAGATGGAAAAGAAAGACCGTTACATCCGCTTTTTGCAGGAAGCCAGGTCGAAAGCCGATTCAATTAACCTAGCACTTGCAATTAACCTGAAAAGTGTTTTAGCCAAAGGAATTGAAGATAAAGATGTTGAAATTAAGGTAGATAAAACCGTGGTGTTTATCAATCTTTCTGACAGCATGTTGTATAAAAGCGGAAGCTTTGAGCTGACTTCGAGAGCACACGAAGTACTGGAGAAAATTGCGCGTATCGTAAAATCAAGACCTGAATTTGAGGTGATGGTTGAAGGATACACCGATAACGATCCGATTAGCAATTCGTGTATACAGGATAACTGGGATTTAAGTGTGAAACGTGCTACTTCGGTAGTAAGGGTTTTACAACAGGATTACGATGTTGATCCGAACCGTTTGATTGCCGCCGGACGAGGCGAATACAATACCCTGGCTAGCAATGATACCGAAAAAGGAAAATCAATCAATCGCAGAACAAGGATCGTAATTCTTCCAAAACTTAACCAGTTCTACGACTTGTTAGATCCGAAAATAGCTTCTAAACCAAAAGATGTACAATAG
- a CDS encoding porin family protein: MKRIVLIAILTLSFGTLVYAQNSAKGIKGGLNFSSLSTDGNDDKNLKMGFHAGVFTKIPFSESFAVQPELLYSGKGIKLNYDENAFADGETKFNLNYIDVPVKLVFNLSEDFEFQFGPYVSYLINANTDTDAEFFGGEYNSSDEMDGDHFNTIDYGLTAGLGFDLDPMIFGLNYNLGLNPVAKDDDISHDLLGDAKNMVIQVYVGLKF, translated from the coding sequence ATGAAAAGGATAGTATTGATCGCGATTTTAACGCTTAGTTTCGGAACTTTGGTCTACGCACAAAATAGCGCAAAAGGGATTAAAGGTGGGCTTAATTTTTCCAGTCTTTCAACAGATGGAAACGACGATAAAAATCTTAAAATGGGCTTCCATGCCGGAGTATTTACCAAAATTCCTTTTAGTGAATCCTTCGCAGTACAGCCGGAACTTCTTTACTCGGGAAAAGGAATTAAGCTGAATTATGATGAAAATGCATTTGCGGATGGAGAAACAAAATTCAATCTGAATTACATTGATGTGCCGGTAAAATTGGTTTTCAATTTATCAGAAGATTTCGAATTTCAGTTTGGTCCGTATGTGAGTTACCTGATTAACGCAAATACAGATACCGATGCCGAATTTTTCGGGGGAGAATATAATTCGAGCGATGAAATGGACGGGGATCATTTTAATACAATTGACTACGGTTTAACTGCTGGTTTGGGCTTCGATCTCGACCCAATGATTTTCGGATTGAATTATAACCTTGGGTTGAACCCGGTAGCAAAAGACGATGATATCTCGCACGATTTGTTGGGCGATGCCAAAAACATGGTTATTCAGGTTTATGTGGGCTTAAAGTTTTAG
- a CDS encoding response regulator: MGINAEYKKIIFIDDDTELVSIYSSILEQKKLSDYFIHFENAKEGIEYLKGINDKKDLPDYILLDLYMPIMDGFKFLKHFDKSARLKDSIEVFVCSSSQKKDDRNKVMKYAFVSAYLEKPISNEFIELLIEDSIA, from the coding sequence ATGGGGATAAATGCAGAGTATAAAAAAATTATATTCATAGATGATGATACCGAGTTGGTGAGTATTTATAGCTCAATTCTGGAACAAAAAAAATTATCTGATTATTTCATACATTTCGAGAATGCAAAGGAAGGTATTGAATATCTAAAAGGAATAAATGACAAAAAAGATTTACCTGACTATATCTTGCTTGACTTGTATATGCCTATTATGGACGGGTTTAAGTTCTTAAAACACTTTGACAAGTCAGCCAGATTAAAAGACTCTATTGAAGTTTTTGTATGTTCATCTTCGCAAAAAAAGGACGACCGCAACAAAGTAATGAAGTATGCTTTTGTTAGCGCCTACCTCGAGAAGCCTATCTCCAACGAATTTATTGAGTTGTTGATTGAAGATAGTATTGCATAG
- a CDS encoding chemotaxis protein CheB: MSNKKNLWVVGIGASAGGLDAIQQLFDKLPNDTGSAFIIIQHLSPDFKSLMPELLAKHTKMKIFTAEDKQTIAANCIYFNQRGKNLQIKGNKLYLFDKEPKKNLNLPIDIFFHSLGEEYREKSIGVILSGTGSDGSRGIKTIKERGGTVIVQEPESAQFNGMPNSAIETNLVDHILPPGEIAHILIRFPGQYLALSEKETKSNDVVFYRIINEVYKNSGIDFKQYKKNTLLRRLKKRMSINNFEQCTDYYAFLKSNSKEKDILRQDFLIGVTSFFRDIEAFEVLKTKIIPELIKQKKNTDTIRIWIPGCSTGEEAYSIAILFDDYIRTHKLNNDFKIFATDIDSQALNNAGHGQYHFKNELDDFYLENYFVKSGEEIEIIKRIRDRIVFSNHNILKDPPFIRMDFISCRNLLIYLENNIQYKIILNFQFALNTGGYLFLGNSESLGKASVFFKVIDSKWKIFQNITDAKQIPGQSNPEERISSLTYKSQRDKVIQHEYRYKENPESAFHRYLSKKYSPAVIFINREFDILYIQGDAGKKLSYNEGIFQNNLLKAVSPEIATSLRSGMRRLMLENKDIFIKDVQSNSEKKKFTFDIGLHKAEELANYNDVYFVSFGRDKETSKNETIEIDSVPLDIASKQRLEDAENELKATKSELQNVVEELETSNEELQSSNEELMASNEELQSTNEELQSVNEELYTVNAELQEKNKELQTLNDDVNNLLDSTEIGTLFLDTELRIRKFTAPLKKHFKLRNSDIGRPIAGFASNFRDNIINDVLGDSKTSLEKLTTIEKEIVDLDGKNYLMRVGPYITIQKKIEGVVITFVDINELKKKEAALQAKTDELIKAEEIAKMGSWVLNIQTNEVFWTKELYKMYGFDPSLPPPPYSEHGKLFTPESWKILSKSLDKAIKEGIAYELELQTIKKNGSNGWMWITGDVSRDQNGKITHLRGVAQDITIRRNLHEELMREQKFSKKITELSPSAKYIYNFKKGTNTYMNPQFERILGYSSEEIKTMTENEFMSLYHPDDKEKIQKHMSEIAEGLEFCKIEYRFRNKKGDWVWCYSINSPFEKDVDGKIISFIGVFMDITEKKKNEEILKQAIIKANSANIYKDQFLANMSHEIRTPMNGLLGFAGLLREDGIDDKTKNEYVDIIEKNSKQLLNLIDDIIDVSKIEAGELKLNKEVCYLQKIFTDTEATFNEIKKQKQKEHITIKAIIPEKYSKLAIETDPLRLQQVLTNLVSNALKFSRKGTIKFGYTIKNDRVEIFVKDQGIGIPKDKLDTVFERFERIENINHKSDGTGLGLSISRGIVRLLEGKMSVKSTHGKGSIFRFEIPYKRVEDQSENIEKEALVNENSLQNKTILIAEDEESNIHYLSVLFKDKAVKLFWAKNGKEAVEMVKSHPDINIILMDIRMPVMNGDIAAEKILKLNKDIKIIAQTAFTMSGDKEKYLQKGFVDYIPKPIRKNELLEKISKWAID, from the coding sequence ATGAGTAATAAAAAAAATCTCTGGGTAGTAGGGATAGGTGCTTCAGCTGGGGGACTTGATGCCATCCAACAACTTTTCGATAAATTACCCAACGATACTGGAAGTGCATTTATAATTATTCAACACCTTTCTCCCGATTTTAAAAGTTTGATGCCCGAGTTACTGGCCAAACATACAAAAATGAAAATTTTTACCGCTGAAGACAAACAGACCATAGCTGCCAATTGTATTTATTTTAACCAGCGTGGCAAAAATCTTCAAATAAAAGGCAATAAACTGTATCTGTTTGACAAGGAACCCAAAAAAAATCTCAATCTGCCGATAGACATTTTTTTTCACTCGCTGGGGGAAGAATACAGAGAAAAGTCAATTGGAGTAATCCTTTCCGGAACCGGTTCTGATGGGTCACGCGGTATAAAAACCATAAAGGAGAGAGGAGGGACCGTAATTGTTCAGGAACCGGAATCTGCCCAATTCAATGGAATGCCCAATTCTGCAATTGAGACGAATTTGGTTGACCACATACTACCTCCTGGCGAGATTGCACATATTTTAATAAGATTCCCCGGACAATACCTGGCACTATCGGAAAAAGAAACAAAATCCAATGATGTTGTTTTTTATCGTATCATCAATGAAGTTTATAAAAACTCGGGCATCGATTTTAAACAATATAAAAAAAATACGCTGCTTCGCCGCCTTAAAAAACGGATGAGCATAAATAACTTTGAACAATGTACTGATTATTATGCTTTTTTAAAGAGCAATTCCAAAGAAAAGGATATTTTGAGGCAGGATTTTCTGATTGGTGTAACCAGCTTTTTCAGAGATATTGAAGCTTTTGAAGTGTTGAAAACGAAGATAATCCCGGAATTGATAAAACAGAAAAAAAATACTGATACTATTCGTATATGGATTCCTGGATGTTCCACAGGAGAGGAAGCATACTCCATTGCCATTTTGTTCGATGATTATATCCGAACCCACAAATTGAATAACGATTTTAAAATCTTTGCCACCGACATCGATAGCCAGGCTTTAAATAATGCCGGACACGGTCAATACCACTTTAAGAACGAACTTGATGACTTTTATCTCGAAAATTATTTTGTAAAATCAGGAGAAGAAATCGAAATCATTAAACGTATACGTGACAGGATTGTATTTTCAAACCACAACATACTAAAAGATCCTCCCTTTATCCGTATGGATTTTATTTCATGTCGGAATTTACTTATTTATTTAGAGAATAATATCCAGTACAAAATAATTTTAAATTTCCAGTTTGCTTTAAATACAGGGGGATACTTATTTCTTGGAAACAGCGAATCACTAGGGAAAGCCTCTGTTTTTTTTAAAGTTATTGATAGTAAATGGAAAATATTTCAAAATATTACCGATGCCAAACAAATTCCCGGACAGTCCAATCCTGAAGAAAGAATTAGTAGCTTAACCTACAAAAGTCAGAGAGATAAGGTCATACAGCATGAATACCGGTATAAAGAAAATCCTGAATCTGCCTTTCATAGGTACCTGAGTAAAAAATATAGCCCGGCTGTTATTTTTATAAACAGGGAATTTGATATCCTTTATATTCAGGGTGACGCAGGTAAAAAATTAAGTTACAACGAAGGAATATTTCAAAACAACCTGTTAAAAGCAGTGAGTCCTGAGATAGCAACCAGTCTTCGAAGCGGAATGCGCCGGTTAATGCTGGAAAATAAGGATATTTTCATAAAAGACGTTCAAAGCAACTCTGAAAAGAAAAAATTTACTTTTGATATCGGTTTACATAAAGCTGAAGAGCTGGCTAATTATAACGATGTTTATTTTGTCAGCTTTGGCCGGGATAAAGAAACATCAAAAAATGAGACAATCGAAATTGACAGTGTACCTCTGGATATTGCTTCCAAGCAAAGGCTTGAAGATGCTGAAAATGAACTTAAAGCCACAAAATCAGAATTGCAGAATGTGGTGGAAGAATTGGAAACCAGCAATGAGGAATTGCAGTCGTCAAACGAAGAACTAATGGCTTCCAACGAAGAGCTTCAGAGTACCAATGAAGAATTACAATCAGTCAATGAAGAATTATATACAGTAAATGCTGAATTACAGGAGAAAAACAAAGAATTACAAACGTTGAACGACGATGTCAATAATCTGCTGGACAGTACCGAAATTGGTACCTTGTTCTTAGATACTGAACTACGGATTCGTAAGTTTACCGCTCCCTTAAAAAAACATTTCAAATTACGGAATAGTGACATTGGCAGGCCCATCGCCGGTTTTGCTTCCAATTTCAGAGATAACATAATAAACGATGTTCTCGGTGATTCCAAAACGTCACTTGAAAAACTGACGACCATTGAAAAAGAAATCGTTGATTTAGACGGGAAAAATTATCTCATGAGGGTCGGTCCGTATATTACAATCCAGAAAAAAATTGAAGGGGTAGTAATAACTTTTGTCGATATTAATGAATTAAAGAAAAAAGAGGCCGCTCTTCAGGCTAAAACAGACGAGCTTATCAAAGCCGAGGAGATTGCAAAAATGGGCAGTTGGGTGTTGAATATTCAAACAAATGAAGTTTTCTGGACAAAGGAGTTATACAAAATGTATGGTTTTGATCCTTCTCTTCCGCCGCCGCCTTATTCCGAACACGGGAAACTTTTTACTCCTGAATCATGGAAGATACTGAGTAAATCGTTGGATAAAGCTATAAAAGAAGGGATAGCCTATGAATTGGAGTTGCAAACAATCAAAAAGAATGGTTCAAACGGATGGATGTGGATTACCGGAGACGTTAGCCGAGATCAAAACGGGAAGATCACCCATCTGCGGGGCGTAGCACAGGATATAACGATTAGAAGAAATCTGCATGAGGAACTAATGCGTGAACAGAAGTTCTCAAAAAAAATAACAGAATTATCGCCTTCCGCTAAATACATTTATAATTTTAAAAAAGGCACCAACACTTATATGAATCCTCAGTTTGAAAGAATATTAGGTTATAGTTCGGAGGAAATAAAAACCATGACTGAAAATGAATTTATGTCTCTTTACCATCCGGATGATAAAGAAAAAATTCAGAAGCATATGTCTGAAATTGCGGAGGGACTTGAGTTTTGCAAAATAGAATATCGCTTCAGAAACAAAAAGGGAGACTGGGTTTGGTGTTATTCCATTAATTCTCCTTTCGAGAAAGATGTAGACGGCAAAATTATTAGTTTTATTGGTGTTTTTATGGATATTACGGAGAAAAAGAAAAACGAAGAAATTTTGAAGCAGGCAATAATAAAAGCTAACTCTGCAAATATTTACAAAGATCAGTTTCTGGCCAATATGAGTCATGAGATCCGCACACCGATGAATGGTTTGCTCGGTTTTGCAGGTTTATTGAGGGAAGACGGGATAGATGATAAAACAAAAAATGAATATGTTGACATTATTGAAAAAAATTCTAAACAGCTTTTGAACTTGATTGATGATATCATTGATGTTTCAAAAATTGAAGCTGGAGAGTTAAAACTGAATAAAGAAGTTTGCTACCTGCAAAAGATATTTACGGATACCGAGGCGACATTCAACGAAATAAAAAAGCAAAAACAAAAAGAACACATCACGATTAAAGCGATTATTCCTGAAAAGTATTCGAAATTGGCTATTGAAACGGATCCTCTCAGGTTACAGCAGGTTCTCACAAATTTGGTTAGTAATGCATTAAAGTTTTCAAGAAAAGGTACGATCAAGTTTGGATATACAATTAAGAACGACAGAGTGGAGATTTTTGTAAAAGACCAGGGTATAGGTATACCAAAAGATAAACTTGACACCGTATTTGAGCGATTTGAACGAATTGAAAACATAAATCACAAATCTGATGGCACTGGTTTGGGCTTGTCAATTTCAAGGGGGATCGTAAGGTTGCTGGAAGGTAAAATGTCAGTCAAATCAACTCATGGCAAAGGGTCAATATTCCGATTTGAAATTCCTTATAAAAGAGTGGAAGACCAGTCTGAAAATATAGAAAAGGAAGCTTTAGTAAATGAAAATAGTCTTCAAAACAAAACAATTCTTATTGCAGAAGACGAAGAGTCAAATATTCATTATCTCTCTGTATTATTTAAAGATAAAGCGGTAAAATTATTTTGGGCCAAAAACGGTAAAGAAGCTGTTGAGATGGTTAAATCACATCCTGATATCAACATTATTTTAATGGATATTCGTATGCCAGTAATGAATGGTGACATAGCTGCAGAAAAGATCCTAAAACTAAACAAAGACATAAAGATTATTGCTCAAACTGCTTTTACAATGAGTGGAGACAAAGAAAAATATTTACAAAAGGGGTTTGTCGATTACATTCCTAAGCCTATAAGGAAAAATGAATTATTGGAGAAAATATCAAAATGGGCTATTGATTAA
- a CDS encoding DUF1328 domain-containing protein, giving the protein MLRLAIVFLIIALVAALFGFGGIAAGAAAIAKIVFFIAIILLLLSVIAGGFRGFK; this is encoded by the coding sequence ATGTTACGTTTAGCCATAGTTTTTCTAATAATTGCACTGGTTGCAGCATTATTCGGGTTTGGTGGAATAGCCGCCGGAGCAGCCGCAATTGCCAAAATAGTTTTTTTTATTGCCATCATTCTTTTACTATTATCTGTAATTGCAGGAGGATTTAGGGGATTCAAGTAA